The Populus trichocarpa isolate Nisqually-1 chromosome 2, P.trichocarpa_v4.1, whole genome shotgun sequence genome has a window encoding:
- the LOC7487746 gene encoding esculetin O-methyltransferase isoform X2 — MASSIENHVSQVDEAKDENFGYAMQLALSSVLPMTLHTAIQLGIFEIIAKAGPDVKLSAADIAAKLPTDNPDTPKMLDRILRLLASHQVLCCFVDGSERFYSLAPVSMYFVRNQNGVSLAPFMALNHENVILQSWSQLKDAVLEGGVAFHRVHGVHAFEYNGLDPRFNQVFNTAMYNQTTVVNGNMLEKYNGFKNLKQLVDIGGGLGHTMKAVTSKYPQIKGINFDLPHVIEHAPAYPGVEHVGGDMFESVPKGDAIFLKWILHNWSDDHCLKLLKNCYKAIPEDGKVIVMESVLPITAKTSPAAKAISQLDVLMMMSQNPGGKERTEDEFMALATAAGFRGIKFETFVCNFWVMEFFK; from the exons ATGGCATCTTCTATAGAAAACCACGTCAGTCAAGTTGATGAAGCGAAAGATGAAAACTTTGGATATGCCATGCAACTAGCTTTGAGCTCAGTGCTACCCATGACTCTACACACGGCGATTCAGCTTGGCATCTTTGAGATCATAGCCAAAGCAGGTCCAGATGTCAAACTCTCTGCTGCAGATATCGCAGCCAAGTTGCCCACAGATAACCCCGATACACCAAAGATGCTGGACCGTATTCTAAGGCTCTTGGCTAGCCACCAAGTGCTTTGTTGTTTTGTCGATGGCTCGGAGAGGTTCTACAGTCTGGCTCCTGTGTCCATGTACTTTGTGCGCAACCAAAATGGTGTTTCTTTGGCCCCCTTCATGGCCTTGAATCATGAAAACGTCATCTTACAGAGCTG GTCTCAACTAAAAGATGCGGTTCTTGAAGGAGGAGTTGCGTTTCACAGAGTCCATGGAGTACATGCCTTTGAGTACAATGGCTTGGACCCTAGGTTCAATCAGGTATTCAACACAGCAATGTACAACCAAACCACTGTTGTAAATGGAAATATGCTTGAGAAATACAATGGTTTCAAGAACCTGAAACAGCTGGTTGATATTGGTGGTGGCTTGGGACACACTATGAAGGCAGTAACGTCTAAATATCCCCAGATCAAGGGTATCAATTTCGACTTGCCACATGTTATAGAGCATGCGCCGGCCTATCCTG GTGTGGAGCACGTGGGAGGAGATATGTTTGAAAGTGTTCCCAAAGGAGATGCCATTTTCCTGAAG TGGATACTCCATAATTGGAGTGATGATCACTGCTTGAAGTTGTTGAAGAACTGCTACAAAGCTATTCCAGAGGATGGGAAGGTAATTGTTATGGAATCAGTTCTTCCGATCACGGCCAAGACAAGCCCTGCTGCGAAAGCGATCTCGCAACTTGATGTACTGATGATGATGTCTCAAAACCCAGGAGGGAAAGAACGGACTGAAGATGAATTCATGGCCCTGGCCACTGCAGCTGGATTCCGTGGCATCAAATTTGAAAcctttgtttgtaatttttggGTCATGGAGTTCTTCAAGTAG
- the LOC127904991 gene encoding uncharacterized protein LOC127904991 — translation MRRMKSTARRQKTVAASSSSSEEDVSLGADHGEESTPTCDAASSSAVSQRRSGVPSQRGQFTRKYQAQWKDDLSMFTNIEAARTITLAFKSSMEIPLFQWSQVSKHPEWKPNIDAWFKRFQVGVNF, via the exons atgcgtagaatgaaatctacagcacgtcgtcagaagacggttgcagctagttcttctagcagcgaggaggacgtatccttaggtgctgatcacggcgaggaatctacgccaacttgtgatgctgcctcttctagcgcggtttcacagcgcagaagcggtgtgccttcacagcggggtcaattcacccgcaagtaccaggcacaatggaaggatgacctctcaat gtttacaaacattgaggctgcaaggactataacattggcgtttaaatcgtcgatggagattccattgtttcaatggagccaggtttccaaacatcctgagtggaaacctaatatcgatgcatggtttaagcgatttcaggtcggtgttaatttttaa